The sequence below is a genomic window from Acetivibrio clariflavus DSM 19732.
GTCCTCAACCAAGTGAGATAGAGATGAGTAAGAAAGATATTTGTACAATTTTTATGAGACTATATGAGAGCTTTCTGTCTCTTAGTGAAGTTTTATGCAGAGATTTAATAAATCATCATTTATTTAGAGAATGGATGAATATATAAATAGATAATACGGTCAAACAGCATTAAGAGCTACATCTGTACTTTCAATACTATGGAGTCTGGAAAAACCTCGACATATGATCAAAGATTCGGATGAAATAATATTTGGTTTAAATAAAGAAATATGTTTAATATCTGTTAATTCCAAATTAAACTGAAAAACTAGGAGAAATGAAGATATACAGAAAAATGAGAGTTTATTAAAGGAGAATAAATATGAATGCAATAGATTTTTTAAAAACATTATATTTTGGAGATAGGTATTGCACTAAATTTTTACTTGATAGTACGAATAATAAAGTTGAATTACATGTTAATCAAATATCCCGTATTAGAGACAAATCTGGGGAGTGGAATTATTATACAGATGAGGACATTGAAAATGGTGTTCTCGTATTTACCGGTATAAAAAAAGTGTTTTTGGATGAATCAGGACTATTGCCAAATGACCAAATATACGATGTATACGCTAATGAGCATGATGGTATTTATGAGTTTGTTATCGAGACAAGTCATGTTGATGTTAATGCTTTAACATATGACTTAACAATACGGATAATTGGAGAAGGGGTTTACCTTTTAGATCCTGCAAAACCGGATGTAAGAATACAGGATTAATTTTATTTTAATGGAATAGCAGGGCGGTTGTCTTAACGATGACCGTCTTTCTTTTGATTGATAATATGACTATGCAGCATTTAGGGCTATATCTGAAATTGCAATACTATGGAATATGAAGAAAAACTTATGAAAAAGAGTACATACTTAACTGAGGCGACTTGTATATTCGAAGAACGTTGAGATTGGCGAAAAAGTCTTGAAGAAAATTACTAAAGTTTTCGTAAGAGAAGTAAGAAAGATTATCAATGTATATAAACGAAAAAGAGATAAACACCATAGATACTCATCCGTTCTGGAGCAAAGGTAATGGCTGGACTGAGGATGGCGAGCTAAAAACAGGTGATATGCTAAAGCTTTATTCAAGTGAGCTGAAAACTGTAGAGAAAGCAGAAATAGAAGTTTTCGACAAAACGGTAAAGGTGTATAATTTTGAAGTAGAAGGTTGGCACACCTATTTTGTGACAGAGCAAGGAATTTTAGTACACAATGCCCAGAATTAAGACAGGAATGGAAATACCGGATCTTCTAATAATGGAGCAGGTGGGACGAAAGTTACTGCCGGTAGAAATTTTAAAGACCATTTTATCAGATATAAAAAATATAGGAAAATTTTCTTGGTACAAAGTATCCCAAATATAAAGAAGTGGTTTTTAAGATTCTTAGAAGATATATGGAGGTATTAGGTAAAATGTTATATAAGATTAAAAATATATTAAACAATAATTCTCTTGATAATATCTGTTTAACGGGTTTTGTAGATAATGGAGAAGATGGAGTTGTTCAATTCTATCCTGATATGCGGTTTTTATATAGACAAATATGAACTTGACAAAAATCATTGGGAAGAAGGATTTATTAGATGAGATGATGCAACATAAAATAAAATCAT
It includes:
- a CDS encoding DUF6258 family protein, giving the protein MNAIDFLKTLYFGDRYCTKFLLDSTNNKVELHVNQISRIRDKSGEWNYYTDEDIENGVLVFTGIKKVFLDESGLLPNDQIYDVYANEHDGIYEFVIETSHVDVNALTYDLTIRIIGEGVYLLDPAKPDVRIQD
- a CDS encoding polymorphic toxin-type HINT domain-containing protein encodes the protein MYINEKEINTIDTHPFWSKGNGWTEDGELKTGDMLKLYSSELKTVEKAEIEVFDKTVKVYNFEVEGWHTYFVTEQGILVHNAQN